CAAGATCAGGGCGATCGGTGTTGCTCACTGTGCTCCCTTGAGACTCGCACGAGGCTCCCACGAGGCTCCGGTGCCGTCGAGTCCCTTGATCGTAGCGACCGCCGGTGGGGTCGCCATGACGGCGTCGCCGGCGAAAAGTCTCCCGTTGTCGCTTCGAGGCGGGCACAGTGATCAATGGTGCTGGCGGATCAGAAGGGACGCATAGGTGGCCGAGTTCGGTGGCGCACCCATTTCGGTGATCGCCCGACAAATGGACATGATTCGCGACGAGTTCATCGCCGACCTGTTCGACATGATGAAGACCGAGATTCAGGGGCTGAACTACGACAGCCGGATGATGAACTTGTGGCGCGCGAGCCTCACCGAGAGTGTTGTGGCGGCCATTCACTACCTGGATCGGGATGCGGCGATCTCCCTGGTAGAGGCTCCGGCGGCCGCGCTGGCCTACACGCGTGCGGCCGCGCAACGCGATGTTCCGTTGGCGCCGCTGGTCCGGGCGCATCGGCTGGGGCATGCGCGTTTCGTGGAGGTGGCGATGCAGTATGTGTCGTTCTTGGAGCCCGCTGAGCAAGTGCCGACCATCGTCGAACTCGTAAATCGCTCGGCCCGATTGATCGACCTGCTCGCCGATCAATTGGTTGTCGCCTATGAGCTGGAGCACGATCGCTGGGTGAGCCGCCGCGGCGGCCTGCAGCATCGCTGGGTCAGCGAGGTCCTTGCGGCTACCCCGGTTGACGTTCGACGCGCCGAAAAGACGTTGGGCTACCCGTTGGACGGCGCGCATATCGCCGCGGTGGTGTGGCTGGATACGGAGGTACCCACCGGTGAGGTGGTGGAGCTGTTCGATCAGGTACGAAGCTTGTTGGCCACCGAACTCGGTGCCGCGGCGAGTTCGTTGCTGGTGCCGACCGATGAGCGGGAGGCTCGGCTGTGGTTCTCGCCGGCCTCCGCACGGTCCCTCGATCGATCTCGGGTTCGCACGGCGTTCGAGTCCGCGGGAATTCGGGCGCGATTGGCCTGCGGTCGGGTTGCGGACGGGCTGCGCGGCTTTCGCGCATCGTTGAGGCAGGCTGAACGGGTGAAGGCACTGGTCGTTGCCGGCGAAGGCCGCCTCGGCGCCCGGGTCGTGTTCTATGACGAGGTGGCGCCGGTCGCGTTGATGGCCGACGATGTGGATGAGTTGGGGCGCTTTGTCGCCGATGCGCTGGGCGATCTCAGTGTTGACGACGAGCGCAATGATTGGCTGCGAGAGACGTTGCGGCAGTTCTTGGTACGCAACCGCAGCTATGTTGCGACCGCCGAGGCGATGGTTCTGCACCGCAACACCATTGCGTATCGGGTGGCCCAGGCGATGGACCTGTGCGGGCAGAGTTTCGACGATCCCGAAGCCGTATTGAGGGTGCAGATCGCGCTGGAGATCTGCCGGTGGATGGCTCCGGCGGTGCTGCGTCCGGCCAACTAGCGGCCCGTTCATGCTGCGCGCACAAGGGTGATCGTGAGCTTCGGCCTGGGCGCACATGGTGTCCCGGGGATTTGGTGCGCTAGCGTTTGCCCACGTCAAACACCGAAAAACTCCAGTAGAGAGAGATGGACATGAACGGGCGCGCCGCCACCACCGGTCGGGTAGCCAGGGCGGCAACGGCCGATCGCCACCAGGCCGAGTATTTTCTGCACCTGCTCACCCAGATTTACCGACAGATCGATCTCCAAGAGCAGGAGCGACAGGTTCTTGACGGGCTGATCGATCAACTGCACCGACGATTTCCGCTTCGTGCCCTGGGTGCGGTTTCCCCGATCTCTCGGAGGGCGCTGGTAGCGGTCAAGTAGGACCGCAAAGATGCCCCTGGGACAGCACCGAGCAAGCATCCGTGCGTGATGAGGGGTCGCGCGGACGGCTTGCCTCGGCTGGATTCCAGGCCGATGACACTGCGCCCTACCGAGTACACATGAGTCAACCCTTGCCGCAGCGGGTTTCAGTCCCGACACCGGCCCACCCACGGGCCGGCTACCGGGCACGGCATGATATCGATACATTGGATTGGCCAGCTGGTTTCGTACCGAGAATGAGGCCGCCATGGGATTCATGTCACCGGAGC
The nucleotide sequence above comes from Mycobacterium decipiens. Encoded proteins:
- a CDS encoding PucR family transcriptional regulator gives rise to the protein MAEFGGAPISVIARQMDMIRDEFIADLFDMMKTEIQGLNYDSRMMNLWRASLTESVVAAIHYLDRDAAISLVEAPAAALAYTRAAAQRDVPLAPLVRAHRLGHARFVEVAMQYVSFLEPAEQVPTIVELVNRSARLIDLLADQLVVAYELEHDRWVSRRGGLQHRWVSEVLAATPVDVRRAEKTLGYPLDGAHIAAVVWLDTEVPTGEVVELFDQVRSLLATELGAAASSLLVPTDEREARLWFSPASARSLDRSRVRTAFESAGIRARLACGRVADGLRGFRASLRQAERVKALVVAGEGRLGARVVFYDEVAPVALMADDVDELGRFVADALGDLSVDDERNDWLRETLRQFLVRNRSYVATAEAMVLHRNTIAYRVAQAMDLCGQSFDDPEAVLRVQIALEICRWMAPAVLRPAN